CGGAAGATAAAGACGAGAGATGCTTATCCTGTGAGCTTTACACCAAAGATGGACAAAAAATCCTCTATTTAAGCAAAAGGAAATATGGTAAAAGAGATGATGCTTCATTTGAATTTTCTGAcggagaatggaaaagcATGACTGAAGGGGAGTTTGATAGGAGGTTTAAAGCTATGGTAGATGGATCGTCTCAAGAACCTACCGACTCTGTAGATACAGGAAAGGTTGAGAACGAGCCATTACCGTCAGGTGAAGGAGAAGATGCTAATTCCATAACTATGCCAAGTGATCCTGTGAATAATGTCAAGGTAGAGGACAATGAATCTGAGCAGATTTCCGAAGAATCTAAAGGTCCTGAAACATCTCCTATACAAGAGACCGAACAATCGGAAGGTTCTATGGATGTAGTATCCCCAGAGTCTGAACAAACTGGCCCTAGTGAACAAAAAAGTGAGTCCACGTCGGAAGATATCCCAGAAGAAAACGCTCAAGAGACTTCACCTACTAACTCTCATGAACTGGAAGCTTCTGAACCCACCGAGGATATACCTACAGAGCCTGAGCCTAAAGAGAATGCCCTAGAACAATCCCCCAGTGAACCTGCTATAGAGGTGAAAACTCTGGACCTCTCTGCTATAGACTCCTCACTTGACCTGGTGGATGATGAAACTCGGGATGGAGTCCACTCAAAATCTTACGTTCTCAAAGGTGAGAGCTTTGAAAGAATCTCAGAGGATGGAGCAGAGGTATGGACCGCTGAAGGGGGTGAAAAGCTCCTAGTCCTGAACATTCACTCAAAGGGAGATTTGGCTCTCCTCAACATTTGCACAAAGAAAGACCACAAGTTGACACTTGgatactttgagaagaatggcagtgaatggaagagtttaAATGAAGACGAATTCGATCAAAAGTATGGAGAAATGAAGGAGACCTAATTTGGAGaattttcatattttcaTAAACGCAAATCTGCGTTCAAACACAAGACAAAACCATGCTCGCACATGCAGCAAAATGTCTCATTTAAAGCACTAGTAAAGACTAGTGCCACAGATAATGCAGTGGTAACGGTCCCGTGACCTACCAGCTAATATGTtagagaataaaaaatacTTGATCACTCATCTCTTCACGAAAACGGAGAGCACATACAACTCCCTTCTTCATCAAGACAGTAGATATGCATGTAGAGAATTTGGTTTAAAATTATCGAATAAGATTTCAACTAAAGATGCTATCAAACGACATACTGTTCAGAGTTAAAGTGTCTAGTCTAGGAAGTTTTGAAACGACCTTTTCATCAGTACATGCTGTAGCGTGAGACATCCGTAGCTTGGCTGGTTCAAGAACTTGAGGTTTTGAATGTCCATGCTTGGTTTctaaatattccaatgaGTTTCATACACACTTCTCTTTCTTCGGAGCCATCACCAATGGATATGACAGAGAAGGGTTCACATGATTTGAGTTGCCTTGTAAACTGTTCCTCGACAAGATCGATGAGTATAAAGTACTTTCAGTGTTTTGCGCCAATAGGCTATTTCCGAATCTATCTCTCGCTGAAATGATGCCTATCTTGAAGATTACAATTctctaaagaatatataCGATAATGTAATGAATAACATGGAATATAAACCATACAGAATCGCAATTTCTAGAAAAGTAACGACATGTATAAACGCAGTTGCAGGTACAACGAGGCAGGTTgatttatccttttccacAATTTCTGCCATTTTAAATGAATGTGGTCACAATGACCTAAAGATTTATGCCATATTTAGaattgtacaaaatgtgCTCGATATGTGCGAGCCAGGCTGTCAAATTTACCTCAATAAAAAATCAGTTTGGCCATTTGCACACTTGATACGCGGCTTACTCACACTAAGTGACTATGCAAGGGTAATTTATTTTTCTTTACTGCTAAAAAGGTCTCTGTGCAATTCCGAGGTTGTCTATTGGTGAAGATGTTGAAACTCTTTGCAAACTCATGAGATAAAGGATTTAAATTCAGATTCCACTTTCAAACACATACAAGCATTTGTAAGGTTAcatctttccattcttgtcGTTTTAAATGATCATGCACTATTGTGGAGTTGGTTTGCATGTTTTTGTAATTATTACCCAAAGGTTAGCCTTAAGGCTGTTGGCGGCTGTTTTAATTAGAGCACTTGAAACTTGTGCATTTTATCTTTTAGGAGTTACAATAAACAGTTCCACAAGGTGCCTGCGAACCGTGAGGAGCTGCTCAAACATGAGCTAGAATTGCCAGAAAACAAATTTGCATTCACATAAACGCCCATCTCTCAATCTTTGCCGCATGTTTAATCTAACAAAGAGGGAAGGTGGAAGATTATGCAATACAGGAGGAAGCTATGGGACGGTTGGAGATAACCACGGAAAGCCAACTAGAGTACTATGTACAACCTATTGTCTAACTACGGTATGTATAGAAGAATCAGGAGAAGACACGCTAGTGATGAGAATGAAGCATGTTGTGCTACTTGAAGAGTAGGAGGTAGAAGTATCTACAGGACGAACAGTAGCTCTTTGGACCCCTTAAGAGCGAGATACAGCAGTCACCCATCTCTCTGCAGATGATACTATAGACTGTGGGAGGATAAAGTGGTTGCGATACAAGATACCCTGGGAAGTACTAACCTAAATACTGAAcgtaaggaagaagaggaataacTGGGTCAATTGGTAGGGTAATTACTTTGGCATCTTCTGGACCTCTTCCTTCAGCTATGTCCAAGTATGGAGGTTAATCTAACATTATGGGCATTATTGTGACTATATACGCACAGCAAGTAGTCTACTGGGCTGTGTATTAGGAGGAATAAATGCCTGCATTATGTGTTATTTACCCCCACCATCAGTCTCCACATTCCTGGATTCCAtttctattctcttctcTTTACGCTAACATTTTCGCCTATACTAAGACTTTAGTTCTTATTCTCACAAACAAGACTCTACAAAATGAATGTCCTCTCAGTACTACTGACTGTATGTCTAGTTGGATTCTGCCACTGTGAAGGTAACGGTAGTCTCCGCAAAGAGGCTGTAACTGTCACTCTTGACCTCTCTAACCCagactcttcctcattctctCTGGGCGATGATAAGATCTATGGAGTGGGTCACAAGGCTTTTGTTCCAAAGGAGGGATCTGTTGTATCAGCTATAGTAGATGGAGCATCTGCTGTATGGAAGGGTCAAGGTAAAAAGTCTGTCGGTGCCTATCTATTCTCCAAGGAAGGTCATCCCTCTCTTCTCAGTGTCTATACAAAAGGTGTCGATGATGTGACCCTTTgttttgagaaagttggTGGAGCATGGAAGACTGTGGACAAGTTGGAATTTGAAACTAAACTTCGCTCAATGAAGGAGTTTTTGGTGACTGTTGGTGAGAAGCTAGTACCTGGAGGTCTG
This region of Theileria equi strain WA chromosome 1, complete sequence genomic DNA includes:
- a CDS encoding hypothetical protein (encoded by transcript BEWA_025970A) — encoded protein: MNNMEYKPYRIAISRKVTTCINAVAGTTRQVDLSFSTISAILNECGHNDLKIYAIFRIVQNVLDMCEPGCQIYLNKKSVWPFAHLIRGLLTLSDYARVSVQFRGCLLVKMLKLFANS
- a CDS encoding hypothetical protein (encoded by transcript BEWA_025980A) — translated: MIMHYCGVGLHVFVIITQRSYNKQFHKVPANREELLKHELELPENKFAFT
- a CDS encoding signal peptide-containing protein (encoded by transcript BEWA_025990A), with the translated sequence MNVLSVLLTVCLVGFCHCEGNGSLRKEAVTVTLDLSNPDSSSFSLGDDKIYGVGHKAFVPKEGSVVSAIVDGASAVWKGQGKKSVGAYLFSKEGHPSLLSVYTKGVDDVTLCFEKVGGAWKTVDKLEFETKLRSMKEFLVTVGEKLVPGGLPEETVGGSQEPAELDFASLGCPLGGCSGAGPAKHVNEKVGSAGEPNFANLGCPLQG